A DNA window from Hyphomicrobiales bacterium 4NK60-0047b contains the following coding sequences:
- a CDS encoding PleD family two-component system response regulator encodes MTEKSTVILVGSSNTASNQQQKLMNAINQSGFETVETTFQNLAIALKQAHAHDILIFNLEGLTEETGFLKCNKLAETIKNNPATSTIKILSVGISNSICDQTKEIFNHSFNDLLFGPIRVPSIISRLKSLVRLDTMDKELNRRSTINEQYGLTQKYDRSSLVSHENATFLVTGRPNGFSRIEETLSPIATLVGALSTQAAFDYLERDKFDILIINGGRNPARYLEFIETVRMNAELYSLPILLVAHPSKLSDSHIPYEAGVTDFIEAPLNKNELVLRTKALIQEHRFRDTLAKTYLEARHIPTNDALTGLYTYSYFREHLDYLLEEYLPLSKKFSLINITIENIEEINRDYGFASGDQVLKQVSEILMTINRGEDLLSRISGRKFVLTLPNTNQKQAINVVQRVEGILKQTKFICDSDCSPMTVNLNAEITEYDGEQNADEFLKKHSTQKDNSTVQVKEEDAA; translated from the coding sequence ATGACCGAGAAAAGCACAGTCATACTTGTTGGCTCAAGCAATACAGCCTCAAACCAGCAACAAAAATTGATGAACGCCATAAACCAATCTGGTTTTGAAACGGTTGAGACAACATTTCAAAATCTCGCGATAGCTTTAAAACAAGCTCATGCACATGACATTCTCATCTTCAACCTTGAAGGTTTAACTGAGGAGACAGGCTTTTTAAAATGCAACAAACTGGCTGAAACCATCAAAAACAATCCCGCAACAAGTACCATTAAAATACTCAGCGTCGGAATTTCAAACTCAATCTGTGACCAAACCAAAGAAATCTTCAATCATTCATTTAATGATCTTTTGTTCGGTCCCATAAGAGTTCCATCAATAATTTCCCGTCTCAAATCACTTGTTAGACTGGATACGATGGATAAAGAATTAAACCGGCGCAGCACTATAAATGAGCAATATGGCCTAACCCAAAAATATGATCGCTCTTCTTTAGTTTCACATGAAAACGCCACTTTTCTGGTTACTGGTCGTCCAAACGGTTTCTCCAGAATTGAAGAAACACTCTCTCCAATAGCAACTCTCGTTGGCGCTTTATCCACTCAAGCTGCCTTTGATTATTTAGAGAGAGACAAATTTGATATTCTCATTATTAATGGCGGAAGAAACCCAGCAAGATACCTGGAGTTCATCGAAACCGTGCGAATGAACGCCGAGCTTTATTCACTGCCCATATTACTTGTTGCACATCCATCCAAACTATCAGATAGCCACATTCCATATGAAGCTGGTGTAACAGACTTCATTGAAGCTCCTCTAAACAAGAACGAGCTGGTCCTGAGAACCAAAGCATTAATCCAGGAACATCGCTTCAGAGACACCCTAGCCAAAACATATCTAGAAGCTCGGCATATCCCAACAAATGACGCACTAACAGGTCTATACACCTACAGCTATTTCAGAGAGCATCTAGATTATTTATTAGAAGAATATCTGCCTTTAAGTAAGAAGTTTTCTCTCATTAATATCACAATCGAAAACATTGAAGAAATAAACAGAGATTATGGCTTTGCATCCGGCGATCAAGTCCTGAAACAAGTCTCAGAGATTTTGATGACCATCAATCGCGGTGAAGATCTTCTGTCCAGAATTTCTGGCAGGAAATTCGTTCTCACCCTTCCAAACACGAACCAAAAACAAGCCATCAATGTTGTCCAGCGTGTTGAAGGCATTTTAAAACAAACAAAGTTCATCTGCGATAGTGATTGTTCACCAATGACAGTCAACCTCAACGCAGAAATCACAGAATATGACGGTGAGCAAAATGCCGATGAATTTCTGAAAAAACACAGCACTCAAAAAGACAACTCAACAGTTCAAGTCAAAGAAGAAGACGCTGCTTAA
- the mfd gene encoding transcription-repair coupling factor yields MTTSHSSHIASLIQVKKSLSEADTPLSIGLGRIVEGQEPLVLAELLDLLAKVKDGVHDVIHVCRDDQRLASLKEGLEFFAPKLKVLSFSAWDCVPYDRSGPRADIIAERIATLAQLEKGKRRGPRLILTTPRALLQRVPPRSFIRSNIKILSPGKRVDRARLLARLSAMGYMRSEMVIDKGEFAVRGGIIDLFLAGYKQPIRLDFWGDELESIRQFDAGSQRTTNKLNRVTLLPVSEVDFSEDARALFRKRYLEHFGAPQRSDALYDAVSEGQSFQGQEHWLSFFHENLDCLFDYVSDPIISEEADISGAITAHFDQIDEHFEARKQALEVQNFGAPPYNPVPVEQLFLTREDWKGFENKYSYLQLSPFDLDRDERFDELYSLEGKAGINFVVERRDERASLFNSVVRKIKDRQGKGKQILIAAWSSGSRERLINLLQDAGLEGHEKCENWQEAQELSSGVVGFIVLGIEAGFETDDCLIIGEQDILGDRLVRRKRRAKSDADVLKEASTLSIGDLIVHNEHGIGKFIGLKTITAVGAPHDCLELVYHGGDKLYLPVENIELLTRFGAEGSTAELDRLGGTAWQARKAKIKKKLLDMAGKLIDIAAKRALRKAESYEVPNDQWDEFTARFPFDETEDQLSSIEAVRDDLASGKPMDRLICGDVGFGKTEVAMRAAFVAAMSGAQVAIVAPTTLLARQHYQGFTSRFEGLPLKIGHASRLVSHKDLRLTKEGVKDGQIDIVIGTHALLGKSIEFHNLGLLIIDEEQHFGVQHKERLKELKDNVHVLTLSATPIPRTLQMSLTGVRDLSLITTPPVDRLAVRTYVSPFDPVVIRNALLRERFRGGQSFFVCPRVSDLDEAESLIKEHVPEIRVVRAHGQMPTGELEDVMNAFYDRKYDCLLSTTIIESGLDIPTANTMIIYRADHFGLSQLYQLRGRVGRSKTRAYAYMTTPVNKALTPAAEKRLKILASLDTLGAGFTLAAHDLDMRGAGNLVGEEQSGHIREIGYELYQSMLEEAIEDLKHGGGAEREEDWTPVIQVGTAVLIPESYVKDLQLRLSLYRKASTLPEKEDIDAFKAELHDRFGPPPDEVKHLLSIMYIKTLCRKCGVATIDAGPMGAQVSFHRNKFSNPGGLIEFAAARPSKVKLQANHKMTFKDKWEDDDERIAGVIELTEELVKLSTLSSDASVAH; encoded by the coding sequence ATGACGACTTCTCACTCCTCACATATCGCTTCTCTCATACAGGTCAAAAAAAGTTTGTCCGAGGCTGATACTCCTTTGTCGATAGGGTTGGGGCGTATTGTAGAGGGGCAGGAGCCACTTGTTTTAGCTGAGCTGCTTGATTTGCTTGCTAAGGTTAAAGATGGTGTTCATGACGTTATTCATGTTTGTAGAGATGACCAAAGACTGGCTTCTTTAAAAGAAGGGTTAGAGTTTTTTGCTCCAAAGCTTAAAGTGTTGAGCTTTTCTGCCTGGGATTGTGTTCCTTATGATCGCTCTGGTCCAAGAGCTGATATTATTGCGGAACGCATTGCGACTTTGGCTCAACTGGAGAAAGGAAAACGCCGGGGGCCGCGTTTAATTTTAACCACTCCGCGCGCTCTTTTGCAGCGGGTGCCGCCTCGTTCTTTTATACGCAGTAACATTAAAATTTTAAGTCCAGGGAAACGGGTTGACCGAGCTCGATTGCTTGCTCGCCTTTCAGCTATGGGTTATATGCGCTCTGAAATGGTGATTGATAAGGGTGAGTTTGCTGTTCGTGGTGGAATTATTGATTTGTTCCTGGCTGGTTACAAACAGCCCATTCGTCTTGACTTTTGGGGTGATGAATTAGAGAGCATTCGCCAGTTTGATGCCGGTTCGCAGCGGACGACGAATAAGCTCAATCGGGTTACTCTTTTGCCCGTAAGTGAAGTCGATTTTAGCGAGGATGCACGTGCTCTGTTTCGCAAGCGGTATTTAGAACATTTTGGAGCGCCGCAACGTAGTGATGCACTTTATGATGCGGTGAGTGAGGGCCAAAGTTTTCAGGGCCAGGAACACTGGCTTAGCTTCTTTCATGAAAATCTTGATTGTTTATTTGATTATGTGTCTGATCCGATCATTTCTGAAGAAGCTGATATATCAGGTGCTATAACGGCTCATTTTGATCAAATTGATGAACATTTTGAAGCGAGGAAACAAGCGCTCGAAGTTCAAAATTTTGGAGCGCCACCTTATAACCCAGTGCCGGTTGAGCAGTTATTTTTAACGCGTGAAGACTGGAAGGGGTTTGAGAATAAATATTCTTACCTACAACTTAGTCCCTTTGATTTAGATAGAGATGAGCGATTTGATGAGCTCTATTCTCTTGAGGGGAAAGCTGGGATTAATTTTGTTGTTGAGCGCCGTGATGAACGCGCAAGCCTTTTTAATTCAGTTGTTCGTAAAATTAAAGATCGGCAGGGTAAGGGAAAACAAATTCTGATTGCAGCCTGGTCGAGTGGTTCTCGAGAGCGGTTGATTAATTTGCTGCAAGACGCCGGTTTAGAGGGGCATGAAAAGTGTGAAAACTGGCAAGAAGCACAAGAGCTTTCTTCAGGCGTTGTGGGTTTCATTGTTCTTGGAATTGAAGCTGGGTTTGAGACCGATGATTGTTTGATTATTGGTGAGCAGGATATTCTGGGTGATCGATTGGTGCGCCGTAAGCGCCGTGCTAAGAGCGATGCAGATGTTTTAAAAGAAGCGTCGACGCTTTCTATTGGTGATTTGATTGTTCACAATGAACATGGCATTGGTAAATTTATCGGCCTTAAAACCATCACTGCAGTTGGTGCACCGCATGATTGTTTGGAGCTAGTTTATCATGGGGGTGACAAGCTTTATCTCCCGGTAGAGAATATTGAGCTGCTGACCCGGTTTGGAGCGGAAGGAAGCACAGCTGAGTTAGACCGACTTGGTGGCACGGCCTGGCAAGCTCGAAAAGCTAAAATCAAGAAAAAACTTCTTGATATGGCGGGCAAGCTGATTGATATCGCGGCGAAACGAGCGCTTCGAAAAGCTGAGAGTTATGAAGTGCCAAACGATCAATGGGATGAATTTACGGCTCGTTTTCCTTTTGATGAAACTGAAGATCAACTCTCCAGTATTGAAGCCGTTCGCGATGATTTGGCATCTGGCAAGCCAATGGACCGTTTGATATGTGGTGATGTAGGCTTTGGTAAAACTGAAGTTGCTATGCGGGCTGCGTTTGTTGCAGCTATGAGCGGGGCTCAAGTGGCTATTGTTGCGCCAACAACCCTTTTGGCGCGCCAGCATTATCAGGGCTTCACAAGCCGTTTTGAAGGTTTGCCCTTGAAGATTGGTCATGCCTCTCGTCTTGTCTCACATAAAGATTTGCGTTTGACAAAAGAGGGTGTGAAGGATGGCCAGATTGATATTGTCATTGGCACCCACGCTTTACTTGGTAAGTCGATTGAATTTCATAATCTTGGGCTTTTGATTATTGATGAAGAGCAACATTTTGGTGTGCAGCATAAAGAACGATTAAAAGAGCTTAAAGATAATGTGCATGTGCTCACTCTTTCAGCCACGCCAATACCTCGAACTTTGCAGATGTCTCTGACGGGGGTTCGTGATCTCTCGCTTATTACGACGCCACCTGTGGACCGTTTGGCCGTGCGGACTTATGTGAGCCCGTTTGACCCGGTTGTTATTCGCAACGCTCTGCTGCGGGAACGGTTTAGAGGGGGGCAGAGCTTTTTTGTTTGTCCGCGCGTGAGTGATCTGGATGAAGCGGAGAGTTTGATTAAAGAGCACGTGCCTGAAATTCGCGTTGTTCGCGCACATGGTCAGATGCCGACGGGTGAGCTTGAAGATGTGATGAACGCGTTTTATGACCGTAAATATGATTGTCTGCTTTCAACTACGATTATCGAATCTGGTTTGGACATCCCAACCGCGAACACGATGATTATTTACCGGGCCGATCATTTTGGACTCTCGCAACTTTATCAATTAAGAGGCCGTGTAGGGCGTTCGAAGACCAGAGCATATGCTTATATGACGACACCGGTGAATAAAGCGCTGACACCAGCTGCTGAAAAACGATTGAAAATCCTAGCTTCTCTCGACACATTAGGGGCTGGCTTTACGTTAGCCGCACATGATCTTGATATGCGGGGCGCTGGTAATTTGGTTGGGGAAGAGCAATCAGGTCATATTCGTGAGATTGGCTATGAGCTTTATCAATCTATGCTTGAAGAGGCGATTGAAGACTTGAAGCATGGTGGCGGTGCAGAGCGTGAGGAAGACTGGACACCGGTTATTCAGGTTGGGACAGCAGTACTTATTCCTGAAAGTTACGTGAAAGACTTGCAGTTGCGTCTTAGCCTTTATCGCAAGGCCTCAACATTACCTGAGAAGGAAGATATTGATGCGTTTAAAGCTGAGTTGCATGATCGGTTTGGACCGCCCCCTGATGAGGTGAAACACCTTCTCTCTATCATGTATATAAAAACCCTTTGTAGAAAATGCGGTGTTGCGACTATTGATGCTGGGCCAATGGGGGCGCAAGTTTCGTTCCATCGTAACAAGTTCTCTAACCCTGGTGGGTTAATTGAATTTGCGGCAGCACGGCCTTCTAAAGTTAAATTGCAGGCCAATCATAAGATGACCTTTAAAGATAAATGGGAAGATGATGATGAACGGATTGCCGGTGTTATTGAGCTAACCGAGGAATTAGTAAAATTATCAACTCTTTCTAGTGATGCTTCAGTTGCCCACTAG